In Anaerolineae bacterium, a genomic segment contains:
- a CDS encoding RNA methyltransferase, with product MITSTKNPHIIEARKLAQRKHRLRQNRFLVEGLQLLSMAVQMRATTPAAGAKIIPREVFYSEALFSGDTAPRLLAQLIKAGAKPIPVAPNVLDTLSARDTSQGLIAIFALRELEYTPAELKALISQPVSQPRPNLILVLDQLQDPGNLGTLIRTADAVDGRAVILLEPAVDPFDPKTVRGTMGSLFTMPLARIKTPDELWPMLAQAGYRLVGADATRGETAWQSNVLAGSVALVLGNEARGLDPALRIHLTDYVSLPLRGHAESLNVAVAGGVLMYEWLRVNETRTTKMFRN from the coding sequence ATGATCACCTCTACCAAAAATCCCCACATCATTGAAGCCCGCAAGCTGGCCCAACGCAAACACCGCCTCCGGCAAAATCGTTTTTTGGTGGAAGGACTGCAACTACTAAGCATGGCCGTTCAGATGAGGGCGACCACCCCTGCCGCCGGCGCCAAGATCATTCCCCGCGAAGTTTTTTACAGCGAAGCCCTCTTTTCCGGCGACACCGCCCCGCGCTTGTTGGCCCAACTCATCAAGGCCGGGGCCAAACCCATCCCCGTTGCGCCTAACGTGCTTGACACCCTCTCCGCGCGCGACACCTCGCAGGGTCTCATCGCCATTTTTGCCCTGCGTGAGTTAGAATACACCCCGGCTGAACTCAAGGCCCTCATCTCCCAGCCTGTCTCCCAACCACGCCCCAACCTCATCCTCGTCCTCGACCAACTGCAAGACCCCGGCAACCTGGGCACGCTCATCCGCACCGCCGACGCCGTTGATGGGCGGGCCGTGATCCTGCTGGAGCCTGCCGTGGACCCTTTTGACCCCAAAACCGTGCGCGGCACCATGGGTTCCCTTTTTACCATGCCCCTGGCCCGGATAAAAACCCCTGACGAACTTTGGCCTATGCTGGCCCAAGCAGGCTACCGGCTGGTAGGGGCAGACGCAACGCGAGGTGAAACCGCCTGGCAAAGCAACGTTTTGGCCGGATCGGTGGCCCTGGTATTGGGCAACGAAGCCCGCGGCCTCGATCCCGCCTTGCGCATCCACCTGACCGATTACGTCAGCCTGCCTCTCCGCGGCCATGCCGAAAGTTTAAATGTGGCCGTGGCAGGAGGGGTGTTGATGTATGAATGGCTGCGGGTGAACGAAACGAGAACGACAAAAATGTTTAGAAATTGA
- a CDS encoding aminotransferase class I/II-fold pyridoxal phosphate-dependent enzyme, with the protein MKPAQRAQNLPQYFFATLNQRIAALQAQGADIIRVDAGSPDMPPVASLLDILKSSADDPTKHNYGGYAGQPHLRRAIAHYYRQRFGVELADDELLPLIGSKEGVVNLHLAWLNPGELSLIPDPGYPSYSFAPLLAGGRTEWFDLLPERGWRPDFSAIPQASARAARMLWLNYPNNPTGATATLEFFAEAIEFCRHYDILLCHDAAYTDVTYNGYRAPSVLQAPGAKEIAIEFNSLSKTYNMAGWRVGMAVGQREAVKALATVKTQIDSGLAKPIQDMAAAALTGEQSWLAERNAIYQNRRDLCLAALRQIGLAADTPHGALYVWFRVPPGYTSLGFHTHLLEKAHLSLTPGHIFGQNGEGWMRLSFAAKTERLQEALARLQQVMRSLPR; encoded by the coding sequence ATGAAACCGGCCCAACGCGCCCAAAATTTACCGCAATATTTTTTTGCCACGCTCAACCAGCGGATTGCCGCCCTCCAGGCCCAGGGCGCCGACATCATCCGGGTTGACGCCGGCAGCCCCGACATGCCGCCGGTTGCCTCGCTGCTTGACATCTTAAAAAGCAGCGCCGACGACCCCACCAAACACAACTATGGCGGTTACGCCGGGCAGCCCCATCTGCGCCGGGCCATAGCCCACTACTACCGGCAACGTTTTGGGGTAGAACTGGCCGACGACGAATTACTCCCCCTTATCGGTTCCAAAGAAGGTGTGGTCAACTTACACCTGGCCTGGCTGAATCCGGGCGAACTGTCGCTCATCCCGGACCCCGGTTATCCCAGCTACTCCTTTGCCCCGTTACTGGCGGGTGGTCGCACCGAGTGGTTTGACCTGCTACCCGAACGGGGCTGGCGGCCCGACTTCTCCGCCATTCCCCAGGCCAGCGCCAGGGCGGCCCGCATGCTCTGGCTCAACTATCCTAACAATCCCACCGGGGCCACGGCTACGCTGGAATTTTTTGCCGAGGCGATTGAGTTTTGCCGCCATTATGATATTTTGCTCTGCCACGATGCGGCCTATACGGATGTGACCTACAACGGCTACCGGGCGCCCAGCGTGCTGCAAGCGCCGGGGGCCAAAGAGATAGCCATTGAATTCAACTCGCTCTCCAAAACCTACAACATGGCCGGCTGGCGGGTGGGCATGGCCGTAGGTCAGCGGGAGGCCGTAAAAGCCCTGGCCACGGTTAAAACCCAAATTGATTCCGGCCTGGCCAAACCCATCCAGGATATGGCCGCCGCCGCCCTCACCGGCGAGCAAAGCTGGCTGGCCGAGCGCAACGCCATTTACCAAAACCGGCGGGACCTCTGCTTGGCCGCCCTGCGCCAAATCGGCCTGGCCGCCGACACCCCTCACGGCGCGTTATACGTGTGGTTCCGCGTTCCGCCGGGGTATACGTCGCTCGGCTTTCACACCCACCTGTTGGAAAAAGCCCATCTCTCCCTCACCCCCGGCCACATCTTTGGCCAAAACGGCGAAGGTTGGATGCGCCTTTCTTTTGCCGCCAAAACAGAACGGCTGCAAGAGGCACTGGCCCGGCTGCAACAAGTTATGCGCTCGCTGCCTCGCTGA
- a CDS encoding HAMP domain-containing histidine kinase, whose translation MKNKRLAQWLQDHADMLGHLDDEKDNTFHVALYEGIIDLALNGETRLAESVVESATTYAVAIGRGLTDLLGVPQRLRQRIWQRIGEEIDPEPAFAMLADLDAIFVHLTRVTIEVYQETTKLAHAARASEISRLYTESEQKVMEYAAEVARANRELAQLEQAKTDFISIAAHELKTPLTLIQGYVNILRDMEMGKQADSLAEGINRGAERMGVIINDMLDLSALDMNKLILIVEPVSLKRTLDLIVDQLRTALAERRQTAAVNLDTLPEIEADGRRLHQVFKHILYNAIKYTPDGGHITITGQAVAPTKTKAACLQIIIADTGVGIAPEDRDKIFEKFYRVGNSDLHSTGQTKFMGAGPGLGLAIAKGLVEAHGGQIWAESPGFDLKNCPGSKFIVTLPLQVTPRSGIHVERIAQLKLETEEADADHS comes from the coding sequence ATGAAAAACAAACGCCTGGCCCAATGGCTACAAGACCACGCCGACATGTTGGGCCACCTTGACGACGAAAAAGATAATACCTTTCACGTGGCTCTCTACGAAGGCATCATTGATCTGGCCCTGAACGGCGAAACCCGGCTGGCCGAATCGGTGGTGGAGAGCGCAACCACCTACGCCGTGGCCATCGGCCGCGGGCTGACCGACCTGCTGGGCGTCCCGCAACGCCTGCGACAGCGCATCTGGCAGCGCATTGGCGAGGAGATTGACCCTGAGCCTGCTTTTGCCATGCTGGCCGACCTTGACGCCATTTTTGTCCATCTGACCCGCGTCACCATTGAAGTTTACCAGGAAACAACCAAACTGGCTCACGCGGCCCGCGCCTCGGAAATCTCCCGCCTGTACACCGAATCCGAACAAAAAGTGATGGAATACGCCGCCGAAGTAGCCCGGGCCAACCGCGAACTGGCTCAATTGGAACAGGCCAAAACCGATTTTATCAGCATTGCCGCCCACGAATTAAAAACGCCCCTGACCCTTATTCAGGGTTACGTGAACATTTTGCGCGATATGGAGATGGGGAAACAGGCCGATTCGCTGGCCGAAGGGATCAACCGGGGCGCAGAACGCATGGGCGTTATTATCAACGATATGCTCGACCTCTCCGCCCTGGATATGAACAAACTCATCCTGATCGTCGAGCCGGTCAGCCTCAAACGGACCCTTGACCTTATTGTGGACCAACTGAGGACGGCCCTGGCTGAACGGCGCCAAACCGCCGCAGTGAACCTGGATACCCTCCCGGAGATTGAGGCCGACGGGCGCCGGCTGCATCAAGTTTTCAAACACATCCTCTACAATGCCATCAAATATACGCCGGATGGAGGGCACATCACTATTACCGGCCAGGCAGTGGCGCCGACCAAAACCAAAGCCGCCTGTCTGCAAATCATCATCGCCGATACCGGCGTGGGCATTGCCCCGGAGGACCGGGACAAGATCTTTGAAAAGTTTTACCGGGTGGGCAATTCAGATTTACATTCAACCGGGCAGACCAAATTTATGGGCGCCGGGCCGGGATTGGGGCTGGCCATCGCCAAGGGGTTAGTAGAAGCGCACGGCGGGCAAATCTGGGCCGAAAGCCCGGGCTTTGACCTGAAAAATTGTCCGGGCAGCAAGTTTATTGTTACCTTGCCGCTCCAGGTTACGCCGCGCTCGGGAATTCATGTAGAGCGCATTGCCCAATTAAAACTTGAAACCGAGGAAGCGGACGCGGATCATTCATGA
- the trmFO gene encoding methylenetetrahydrofolate--tRNA-(uracil(54)-C(5))-methyltransferase (FADH(2)-oxidizing) TrmFO — MQKLTIIGGGLAGTEAAWQAAQQGIPICLYEMRPARQTPAHVTDQLAELVCSNSLGSDLPHRAPGLLKAEMRRLGSLIMQVAGEAAVPAGGALAVDREKFAGGVTQRIESHPLIEVRREEVKKIPNTPAIIATGPLTSAALAREIAALSGEQYLYFYDAVSPIVEVDSINLDIAFRASRYGRGEQAEGDYLNCPLNKNEYLALVKALSQAEQIELKQFEKEDNHFFEMCLPIEELARRGEQALAFGPMRPVGLTDPRTGRRPYAVLQLRQDNLAGTLYNMVGFQTNLKWGEQKRVFQMIPGLENAEFMRYGMMHRNTYLNSPSLLEPTMQWRARPDLFFAGQITGVEGYVGNAATGLLAGINAARLLQGQSLLTLPPTTMLGALGHYITHAEPKDFQPMKANFGLLPPLERNIRHKQARYQAYAERALRDLEAMIKEVGIEDERVGIRN; from the coding sequence ATGCAAAAACTTACCATCATCGGCGGCGGCCTGGCCGGAACCGAAGCCGCCTGGCAAGCGGCGCAGCAAGGAATACCAATCTGTCTATACGAAATGCGGCCGGCGCGCCAAACCCCGGCCCACGTGACCGACCAACTGGCCGAATTGGTGTGCAGCAACTCGCTGGGCAGCGATTTGCCCCACCGCGCCCCGGGCCTGCTCAAAGCCGAAATGCGGCGGCTGGGTTCCTTGATCATGCAGGTGGCCGGGGAAGCGGCTGTGCCTGCGGGCGGAGCGCTGGCCGTGGATAGAGAAAAGTTTGCCGGGGGTGTGACCCAACGTATCGAGAGCCATCCTCTGATTGAAGTACGGCGCGAAGAGGTCAAAAAAATTCCCAACACGCCCGCCATCATCGCTACCGGGCCGCTCACGTCTGCGGCGCTGGCGCGGGAGATTGCGGCGCTATCGGGCGAGCAGTATCTCTATTTTTACGATGCGGTCTCGCCCATTGTGGAAGTTGACTCCATCAATCTGGACATTGCCTTCCGGGCCAGCCGCTACGGGCGGGGAGAGCAGGCGGAAGGCGATTACCTCAATTGCCCTTTGAATAAAAATGAATACCTGGCCCTGGTCAAGGCCTTGAGCCAGGCCGAACAGATAGAACTCAAACAGTTTGAAAAAGAAGACAATCACTTTTTTGAAATGTGCCTGCCCATCGAGGAGTTGGCTCGCCGGGGGGAGCAGGCCCTGGCCTTTGGCCCTATGCGCCCGGTGGGTTTAACCGACCCGCGCACGGGCCGCCGGCCTTACGCCGTGCTGCAACTGCGGCAGGACAATTTGGCCGGAACGCTGTACAATATGGTCGGGTTTCAGACCAATCTAAAATGGGGCGAGCAGAAACGGGTTTTTCAAATGATCCCCGGCCTGGAAAACGCCGAATTTATGCGCTACGGGATGATGCATCGTAACACTTACCTTAATTCGCCCAGCCTGCTGGAACCAACGATGCAGTGGCGCGCCCGGCCCGACCTCTTTTTTGCCGGGCAAATTACGGGGGTAGAGGGGTACGTGGGCAACGCCGCTACCGGCTTGCTGGCCGGCATTAATGCCGCCCGGCTGCTGCAAGGCCAATCGCTCCTGACCCTGCCCCCCACCACCATGCTGGGAGCGTTAGGCCACTACATCACTCACGCCGAGCCAAAAGATTTTCAGCCGATGAAGGCCAATTTTGGCTTGCTGCCGCCCCTGGAACGTAATATTCGTCACAAACAGGCCCGTTACCAGGCTTATGCCGAGCGAGCCTTGCGGGATTTGGAAGCGATGATAAAAGAAGTAGGAATTGAAGATGAGAGAGTAGGAATTAGAAATTAG